One genomic region from Mytilus trossulus isolate FHL-02 chromosome 9, PNRI_Mtr1.1.1.hap1, whole genome shotgun sequence encodes:
- the LOC134683065 gene encoding ropporin-1-like protein isoform X2 — protein MPTNPDEPYYCSQQINIPPQLPDILKQFTKAAIRTQPKDVLAWSAAYFRSMSKGETPPVKERLEMPVATQKTDTGLTPGLLRVINRQLGPKKQVPLSLIEEKWNDLALPKEQFDDMVRIGSFGGDVEWNKFFALCASTLGETISDAMKTVCEILTGDPDGGPARIPFQLFKDIYQYLAQIDGEISQQQINEVFSYLKYDVDKQDGYVQPRNFLSPECPKLSAA, from the exons ATGCCTACCAATCCAGACGAGCCATACTACTGCTCCCAGCAGATTAACATTCCTCCTCAGTTACCAGACATACTCAAACAGTTTACAAAAGCTGCAATTAGAACTCAGCCAAAAGATGTTTTAGCATGGTCTGCTGC ATACTTCCGATCAATGTCTAAAGGAGAAACTCCACCTGTCAAAGAAAGATTAGAGATGCCAGTAGCAACACAAAAGACAGACACAGGCTTAACACCAGGTTTACTCAGAGTTATTAACAGACAG CTTGGTCCAAAGAAACAAGTACCATTAAGTTTAATAGAAGAGAAATGGAATGATTTGGCTTTACCTAAAGAACAGTTTGATGATATGGTCAGAATCGGTAGTTTTGGTGGCGATGTGGAATGGAATAAATTCTTTGCATTATGTGCATCAACCTTAGGAGAG acAATTTCTGATGCAATGAAAACAGTGTGTGAGATATTAACAGGTGATCCAGATGGTGGCCCTGCTCGTATACCTTTCCAAttgtttaaagatatttatcaaTACCTTGCACAGATAGATGGAGAAATATcacaacaacaaataaatgaagTTTTCAGTTATCTTAAATATGATGT ggaTAAACAAGATGGATATGTACAACCTAGAAACTTCTTAAGTCCTGAGTGTCCTAAGTTGTCAGCAGCATAA
- the LOC134683065 gene encoding ropporin-1-like protein isoform X1, translating to MIEGARQFVDILSASETPILRPEKICRAEQSLLSQHLNTSGESTMPTNPDEPYYCSQQINIPPQLPDILKQFTKAAIRTQPKDVLAWSAAYFRSMSKGETPPVKERLEMPVATQKTDTGLTPGLLRVINRQLGPKKQVPLSLIEEKWNDLALPKEQFDDMVRIGSFGGDVEWNKFFALCASTLGETISDAMKTVCEILTGDPDGGPARIPFQLFKDIYQYLAQIDGEISQQQINEVFSYLKYDVDKQDGYVQPRNFLSPECPKLSAA from the exons ATGATTGAAGGAGCAAGgcaatttgtcgatatcttaagCGCATCGGAGACACCGATTCTTCGACCGGAAAAAATCTGTCGAGCAGAGCAATCGTTGCTATCACAACATTTGAATACATCCG GAGAATCCACAATGCCTACCAATCCAGACGAGCCATACTACTGCTCCCAGCAGATTAACATTCCTCCTCAGTTACCAGACATACTCAAACAGTTTACAAAAGCTGCAATTAGAACTCAGCCAAAAGATGTTTTAGCATGGTCTGCTGC ATACTTCCGATCAATGTCTAAAGGAGAAACTCCACCTGTCAAAGAAAGATTAGAGATGCCAGTAGCAACACAAAAGACAGACACAGGCTTAACACCAGGTTTACTCAGAGTTATTAACAGACAG CTTGGTCCAAAGAAACAAGTACCATTAAGTTTAATAGAAGAGAAATGGAATGATTTGGCTTTACCTAAAGAACAGTTTGATGATATGGTCAGAATCGGTAGTTTTGGTGGCGATGTGGAATGGAATAAATTCTTTGCATTATGTGCATCAACCTTAGGAGAG acAATTTCTGATGCAATGAAAACAGTGTGTGAGATATTAACAGGTGATCCAGATGGTGGCCCTGCTCGTATACCTTTCCAAttgtttaaagatatttatcaaTACCTTGCACAGATAGATGGAGAAATATcacaacaacaaataaatgaagTTTTCAGTTATCTTAAATATGATGT ggaTAAACAAGATGGATATGTACAACCTAGAAACTTCTTAAGTCCTGAGTGTCCTAAGTTGTCAGCAGCATAA